Proteins found in one Strix uralensis isolate ZFMK-TIS-50842 chromosome 21, bStrUra1, whole genome shotgun sequence genomic segment:
- the TMEM203 gene encoding transmembrane protein 203 encodes MLFSLRELVQWLGFATFEIFLHGLALLAFSVLLVLKVDGEASALSWWVVFVPFFAADGLSTYFTTIVSVRLFQDGEKRLAVLRLFWILTILSLKFVFEMLLCQKLVEHTRELWYGLIMSPVFILLQLLMIRACRVN; translated from the coding sequence ATGCTGTTCTCCCTGCGGGAGCTGGTGCAGTGGTTGGGCTTTGCCACCTTCGAGATCTTCCTGCACGGCCTGGCCCTGCTGGCCTTCTCCGTGCTCCTCGTCCTGAAGGTGGACGGCGAGGCCTCGGCGCTGTCCTGGTGGGTCGTCTTCGTCCCCTTCTTCGCCGCCGACGGCCTCAGCACCTACTTCACCACCATCGTCTCGGTGCGGCTCTTCCAGGACGGGGAGAAGCGCCTGGCCGTGCTGCGGCTCTTCTGGATCCTCACCATCCTCAGCCTCAAGTTCGTCTTCGAGATGCTGCTGTGCCAGAAGCTGGTGGAGCACACCCGGGAGCTGTGGTACGGGCTCATCATGTCGCCCGTCTtcatcctcctccagctgctcatGATCCGAGCCTGCCGGGTGAACTGA